One window of Phycisphaeraceae bacterium genomic DNA carries:
- a CDS encoding nitrous oxide reductase accessory protein NosL yields the protein MSNELSGNSRGGGARAIGGMALFVAAAVCFAALAIVRPAEIGSVQTGIDQCAACGMTIEDSGFAGARVMREGGRTLYYDDLGCMLDAAREKNAVPAIKTFVQDAQDGKWVRAEKAWFVMDAKNRTPMGSGIVAFRTKPAAGAMTFQEVVEKRHAYMKAKYGGE from the coding sequence ATGAGCAACGAGTTGTCGGGCAATTCGCGCGGGGGTGGAGCACGGGCGATCGGCGGGATGGCGCTCTTTGTTGCCGCGGCCGTGTGCTTCGCGGCGCTTGCGATTGTGCGCCCGGCGGAGATCGGTTCGGTCCAAACGGGAATCGATCAGTGTGCCGCGTGCGGGATGACGATCGAGGATTCGGGCTTTGCGGGCGCGCGGGTGATGAGAGAGGGCGGGCGCACGCTGTATTACGACGATCTCGGCTGCATGCTCGACGCGGCACGCGAGAAGAACGCGGTACCGGCGATCAAGACCTTTGTGCAGGATGCCCAAGACGGAAAGTGGGTGCGCGCGGAAAAGGCATGGTTTGTGATGGATGCAAAGAACCGCACGCCGATGGGCTCGGGGATCGTGGCGTTTCGCACGAAGCCCGCGGCGGGAGCGATGACGTTTCAGGAAGTCGTGGAGAAGCGGCACGCGTACATGAAGGCGAAGTACGGGGGCGAGTGA
- a CDS encoding M20/M25/M40 family metallo-hydrolase: protein MKIGRLCLVFAGFLVGAAGGLWGGIAGCVLMPGDRTRGFIEVEKRDVPRAEALRRDVERLAGEIGERSLMAERNARPSLYDAEDFLALSLAKMGFVVRWQTFAAVCPDGVTRDASNLEVEIAGSDKPEEIIVVGAHYDTVHVDDLVHGRVRMPGADDNASGCAALLEIARGFATRRERGEMPARTVRLVFFANEEPPFFWTDQMGSLVYARACKERGEKIVGMISLETIGMYSDEPGSQGRPALMGNAVPDRGDFIAFVGMSNAEEFVRECVDAFRAGSSFPCEGAALPMAVPRVGSSDHWSFWKQGYPAVMATDTAKYRNRNYHKETDTPETLDYEKMAEVVRGVEGVIEGLAGDQHGEPRRRKAEKGADLELPRRARRAGRRERKRESKLEIKGLTLAHFMGEGLVRGC, encoded by the coding sequence ATGAAGATAGGCCGTTTATGCTTGGTTTTCGCGGGCTTTTTGGTGGGTGCGGCCGGCGGGCTTTGGGGCGGGATTGCGGGGTGTGTACTGATGCCGGGGGATCGGACGCGGGGATTTATTGAGGTTGAAAAGCGGGATGTGCCGCGGGCGGAGGCGCTTCGGCGGGATGTGGAGCGGCTTGCGGGTGAGATCGGTGAGCGGTCGCTGATGGCGGAGCGGAACGCGCGGCCGTCGCTCTACGACGCGGAGGATTTTCTCGCGCTGTCGCTCGCGAAGATGGGGTTTGTCGTGCGCTGGCAAACGTTTGCCGCGGTGTGTCCGGACGGTGTGACGCGGGACGCGAGCAACCTCGAAGTTGAGATCGCGGGCTCGGACAAGCCTGAAGAGATCATCGTGGTCGGCGCGCACTACGACACGGTGCATGTGGATGATTTGGTGCACGGGCGCGTGCGCATGCCGGGCGCGGACGACAACGCGAGCGGGTGCGCGGCGCTACTCGAGATTGCGCGCGGGTTTGCGACACGGCGGGAACGCGGAGAGATGCCGGCGCGGACGGTGCGGCTGGTGTTTTTTGCGAATGAGGAGCCGCCGTTTTTCTGGACGGATCAGATGGGGAGCCTGGTGTACGCGCGGGCGTGCAAGGAACGCGGCGAAAAGATCGTCGGGATGATCAGCCTCGAAACGATCGGGATGTACAGCGATGAACCGGGATCGCAGGGAAGACCGGCGCTGATGGGCAACGCCGTGCCCGATCGGGGGGACTTCATCGCGTTTGTCGGGATGTCGAACGCGGAGGAGTTTGTGCGCGAATGTGTGGACGCGTTTCGGGCGGGGAGTTCGTTTCCGTGCGAGGGCGCGGCGCTGCCGATGGCTGTGCCGCGGGTGGGGAGCAGCGATCACTGGAGTTTCTGGAAGCAGGGATACCCGGCGGTGATGGCGACGGATACGGCGAAGTATCGGAACAGGAACTATCACAAGGAGACGGATACGCCGGAGACGCTGGACTATGAGAAGATGGCGGAGGTTGTGAGGGGGGTTGAGGGTGTGATTGAGGGGTTGGCGGGAGATCAACACGGAGAACCACGGAGAAGGAAGGCCGAGAAAGGCGCGGATTTGGAATTACCACGAAGGGCACGAAGAGCAGGGAGAAGAGAGAGAAAGAGAGAGAGCAAATTGGAGATTAAGGGGCTGACGCTCGCCCATTTCATGGGCGAGGGTTTGGTGAGGGGCTGCTGA
- a CDS encoding polysaccharide biosynthesis protein: MQMPEVPSRAILIGTAQTLSLLADQLRLIPDAPSAAGFIDIESKDGNALADVAGLARETGATIAIVSLPGAMARQIETAREAVRRAGLEERIVTPLNEMLERAPGATFTRVAREIDVTDLIGRTPYGIDRRAVAGVLEGARVLITGAGGSIGSEIARIAATFKPGALILMERSENALFEIDRQIARKFPDVKRRALLHDIADADATMRHVLELKPDVVFHAAAHKHVPLMEDHPAHALTNNLFGTKSVADAALASGAKRFVLISSDKAVNPTSVMGATKRLAEMYTQGLHRQARASTRGTKCDATSFSMVRFGNVLGSACSVLPIWSTQIAEGGPITVTDPRMTRYFMTIHEAAMLVIQSAAIEPGPDAAVFVLDMGDPVKIMDLAMRFVRAHGYAPVVKGIAGPSETLETKAATHPLPPPSGRGFQNADSGLPLMEVAVTGKRPGEKLHEELCYDSEQLRATAFPGIRSWAGTAAGELRQDFNLPAMVAELSTARQMVEKEAVVRAIRQHVPEMRASEIEARPVAFERAA, encoded by the coding sequence ATGCAGATGCCGGAAGTTCCATCTCGCGCGATACTCATCGGAACGGCACAGACCTTGAGCCTGCTCGCGGATCAGCTGCGACTGATCCCGGATGCGCCGTCGGCTGCGGGATTCATTGATATTGAATCGAAGGACGGGAACGCGCTGGCGGATGTCGCGGGGCTGGCGCGGGAGACGGGCGCGACGATCGCGATCGTTTCGCTTCCGGGCGCGATGGCGCGGCAGATCGAGACGGCGCGCGAGGCAGTTCGGCGCGCGGGGCTCGAAGAGCGCATCGTGACGCCACTCAATGAAATGCTGGAGCGCGCGCCGGGCGCGACGTTTACGCGGGTCGCGCGCGAGATCGATGTGACGGACCTGATCGGGCGGACGCCATACGGGATCGACCGGCGCGCGGTGGCGGGCGTGCTCGAGGGCGCGAGGGTGTTGATCACGGGCGCGGGCGGGTCGATCGGATCGGAGATCGCGCGGATCGCGGCGACGTTCAAGCCGGGCGCGCTGATCCTGATGGAGCGGAGCGAGAACGCGCTCTTTGAGATCGATCGGCAGATCGCGCGGAAGTTTCCGGATGTGAAGCGGCGGGCGCTGCTTCATGACATTGCCGATGCGGACGCGACGATGCGGCACGTGCTGGAACTGAAGCCGGATGTGGTGTTCCATGCCGCGGCTCATAAGCATGTGCCGCTGATGGAGGATCATCCGGCGCACGCGCTGACAAATAATTTGTTCGGCACCAAGAGCGTCGCGGACGCGGCGCTGGCGAGCGGGGCGAAGCGGTTTGTACTCATCAGCAGCGACAAGGCTGTGAACCCGACGAGCGTGATGGGCGCAACGAAGAGGCTGGCGGAGATGTACACCCAGGGGTTGCATCGACAGGCGCGCGCAAGCACGCGCGGCACGAAGTGCGACGCCACGAGTTTCAGCATGGTGCGGTTCGGCAACGTGCTGGGGAGCGCGTGCAGCGTGCTGCCGATCTGGAGCACGCAGATCGCGGAGGGCGGACCGATCACGGTGACGGACCCGCGGATGACGCGGTATTTCATGACGATTCACGAGGCGGCGATGCTGGTGATCCAGAGTGCCGCGATCGAGCCGGGGCCGGATGCGGCGGTGTTCGTGCTGGACATGGGCGACCCGGTGAAGATCATGGATCTGGCGATGCGGTTTGTGCGGGCGCATGGGTATGCGCCGGTGGTGAAGGGGATTGCGGGGCCGAGCGAAACTCTTGAGACAAAGGCAGCGACCCACCCCCTACCCCCTCCCTCCGGGAGGGGGTTTCAGAACGCGGACAGCGGGCTGCCGCTGATGGAAGTTGCGGTGACGGGGAAGCGGCCGGGCGAGAAGCTGCACGAGGAATTGTGCTACGACTCGGAGCAATTGCGCGCGACGGCTTTCCCGGGGATTCGCTCGTGGGCTGGAACTGCCGCGGGAGAATTGCGGCAAGATTTCAATCTGCCTGCGATGGTGGCGGAGTTGAGCACAGCGCGGCAGATGGTGGAGAAGGAAGCGGTCGTGCGGGCGATCAGGCAGCACGTACCGGAAATGAGGGCTTCGGAGATTGAAGCGAGGCCTGTGGCGTTTGAGCGGGCGGCGTGA
- a CDS encoding BlaI/MecI/CopY family transcriptional regulator produces MARKQIELGEAELAVMRALWDHGPQTVRDVMNRLHERGRNVAYTTVLTFLTRLEQKGVVASDKRDTAYIYRSKVSRQSVTLSRIKALVDQLYDGAAAPMLAQLIENERFTPDEITKLRKLIDDLDNKS; encoded by the coding sequence ATGGCCAGAAAGCAGATCGAACTCGGGGAAGCGGAGCTCGCGGTGATGCGGGCTCTTTGGGATCACGGGCCGCAGACGGTGCGGGACGTGATGAACCGGCTGCACGAGCGGGGGAGAAACGTCGCGTACACGACGGTTCTGACCTTTTTGACCCGGCTCGAGCAGAAGGGCGTGGTGGCCAGCGACAAGCGGGACACGGCGTACATCTACCGATCGAAAGTTTCCCGCCAGAGCGTGACACTCTCGCGCATCAAGGCGTTGGTGGACCAGCTCTACGACGGTGCGGCTGCGCCCATGCTGGCGCAACTGATTGAGAATGAGCGGTTTACGCCGGATGAGATCACGAAGCTGCGGAAGTTGATCGACGACCTGGACAACAAGAGCTGA
- a CDS encoding four helix bundle suffix domain-containing protein encodes MPFIPAHGNYKELLSYQKAEVIYDITFRFCERFLKKGDRTIDQMVQAARSGKQNIVEGCAASGTSKEMEIKLVNVARASLEELLNDYQDYLRVRDFPLWPKDSKEALFVRKLGNEPHTSYETYRPYCETRPGDVVANITICVIHQANYLLDRQIRRLEKDFIEHGGIRERMLKARLQHRGAQPKPGDTK; translated from the coding sequence ATGCCCTTCATTCCAGCACACGGCAACTACAAGGAACTGCTTTCCTATCAGAAGGCCGAAGTCATCTACGACATCACGTTTCGCTTTTGCGAGCGCTTCCTGAAGAAGGGCGACCGCACCATCGACCAAATGGTGCAGGCGGCACGGTCCGGCAAACAGAACATCGTGGAGGGATGCGCGGCGTCGGGGACTTCGAAGGAAATGGAGATCAAGCTGGTCAACGTGGCGCGGGCGAGCTTGGAGGAACTGCTGAACGACTACCAGGATTACCTTCGCGTGCGCGATTTCCCGCTCTGGCCGAAAGATTCAAAAGAAGCCCTCTTCGTCCGCAAGCTCGGCAATGAGCCTCATACGTCCTATGAGACCTATCGGCCCTATTGCGAAACCCGCCCCGGCGATGTCGTCGCCAACATCACCATCTGCGTGATCCACCAGGCCAACTACCTGCTGGACCGCCAGATCCGCCGACTCGAGAAAGACTTCATCGAGCACGGCGGCATCCGCGAACGAATGCTCAAAGCACGCTTGCAACATCGAGGCGCACAGCCCAAGCCCGGTGACACAAAATAG
- a CDS encoding tetratricopeptide repeat protein, with protein sequence MRTRWGTKLLAVVAVSGAICGASAAPADEKAYRAGVGLANKGVNEGAIEELNKYLAGDPEGPNATSARYTLGVCLAKLEKYPDAMKALDLVVGVKDFAFVNDARLLRAQCAAGTGDYSGASAGLKKLMREAPQFEKADRAVLLYGESQYRLGRAQQARAALQDFSKKWPASGSLDRAELICALAEISLSDNQSASALLEGILKRSPDGACAGNAALALGQCRQSAGDSAGAREMYQRAAKAGGAIAFDANLEIARLARASGDTASAEAALRELDGMRSTPDQRALVDFERGRLLLQAGKADEAGAVFERIATSGPEAVRANAELWRAKCELQGGKSAEALARLSQLAKTAGENELPEVLFDRAVALAQTGDDAGAASAWEDWRGRFASHALAAQADSSLAACLYRLGKYERSAAVCAAILERGGNDARMSEIVLLLGEDQFLMESYADAERTFAMFSQRFPDDAAKVRAETRRGICLEKLGRSDDAERVLERAVAGSAPSADSKLRAGAFAALGDLSVRRQDWGGAEKWFARAIEASGVDAGADLNLRAGVAMARQGKNDAALTLLEKAWKSAAGTALENHAAYEYAGVLARLGRADEATARLTAIVESEKGTTELSAAALRQLAAIASNGGDAKTAAEALAKIGGSDRGALLEQAGAWLAASEYAKAEEASRLYLEQGVKGKGATLAHARHAIAMNRLGRHEEAVKEFGSIAAKAGSLDAETQSAFRYETALALRALGRDEEAASAYRALLDGQPTAMIEAYAALDLGQIALGAKKLDEAAALLERSRGAAEKLPPSEAARIGERETYLRALCAQESGKPADAVKALEDFEKKYPTSDVLSAALLTLGDVLGKCGRARDAAAVLSRVAEMPATGANRSFALLKLGEVSASASLWDESEKAYSRFLEGESASPLWFQARFGQGWARENLAKYDQACEAYRDVVEKHEGPTAARAQFQIGECLYAQKKLDEAVRELLKVDVLYGYPEWSAAALYEAGRCMRELGREKEASAQFEEVVKRFPETRWAALAKEIPAVSAAGSASKTESGVDR encoded by the coding sequence ATGCGAACGAGATGGGGAACGAAGTTGCTGGCGGTGGTCGCGGTGAGCGGCGCGATTTGTGGGGCGAGCGCGGCGCCCGCGGACGAGAAGGCGTATCGCGCGGGAGTCGGGCTTGCGAATAAAGGAGTGAATGAAGGGGCGATCGAGGAACTGAACAAGTATTTGGCGGGCGATCCGGAAGGACCGAACGCGACTTCGGCGCGGTACACGCTGGGCGTATGCCTGGCGAAACTCGAGAAGTATCCGGATGCGATGAAGGCGCTTGATCTTGTTGTCGGCGTGAAGGACTTTGCGTTTGTGAATGATGCAAGGCTGCTGCGGGCGCAGTGCGCCGCGGGGACTGGCGACTATTCGGGAGCGAGCGCGGGGCTGAAGAAGCTGATGCGCGAGGCGCCGCAGTTTGAGAAGGCAGACCGGGCGGTGCTTTTGTACGGGGAATCGCAGTATCGCCTCGGGCGCGCGCAGCAGGCGCGGGCGGCGCTGCAGGACTTTAGCAAGAAGTGGCCGGCGAGCGGATCGCTCGATCGGGCGGAACTGATCTGCGCGCTCGCGGAGATTTCACTTTCGGACAACCAGAGCGCGAGCGCCCTGCTTGAAGGGATTCTGAAGCGATCGCCGGATGGAGCGTGCGCGGGGAACGCGGCGCTGGCGCTTGGGCAATGCCGCCAGAGCGCGGGGGATTCGGCGGGCGCGCGGGAGATGTATCAGCGGGCGGCGAAGGCGGGAGGGGCGATCGCGTTCGATGCGAATCTGGAGATCGCGCGGCTTGCGCGCGCATCGGGCGACACTGCGAGCGCGGAGGCGGCGCTGCGCGAGCTCGATGGGATGAGGAGTACGCCGGATCAACGGGCGCTTGTCGATTTTGAACGGGGGCGTTTGCTGCTGCAGGCGGGAAAAGCGGACGAAGCCGGCGCGGTGTTTGAACGGATCGCGACGAGCGGGCCGGAAGCCGTTCGCGCGAACGCCGAGCTGTGGCGGGCCAAGTGCGAACTGCAGGGCGGCAAGTCGGCGGAGGCGCTCGCGAGACTCTCGCAACTTGCGAAGACGGCGGGCGAGAACGAATTGCCGGAGGTGCTGTTTGATCGAGCGGTTGCGCTGGCGCAGACCGGCGACGACGCGGGCGCGGCATCGGCGTGGGAAGACTGGCGGGGACGGTTCGCGAGTCATGCGCTGGCAGCGCAGGCGGATTCGTCGCTCGCGGCGTGCCTCTACCGGCTGGGGAAATACGAACGGAGCGCGGCGGTGTGCGCGGCGATCCTCGAACGAGGCGGAAACGACGCGCGGATGAGCGAAATCGTGCTGCTGCTTGGCGAAGATCAATTCCTGATGGAGAGCTACGCCGACGCGGAACGGACGTTTGCGATGTTCTCTCAACGCTTCCCGGACGATGCGGCAAAGGTTCGAGCGGAAACCCGGCGGGGGATTTGCCTCGAGAAGCTGGGCAGGAGCGACGATGCGGAACGCGTGCTCGAGCGCGCGGTGGCGGGATCGGCGCCTTCGGCGGACTCGAAGCTCCGGGCGGGCGCGTTTGCGGCACTCGGCGATCTGAGCGTTCGAAGGCAGGACTGGGGCGGCGCGGAGAAGTGGTTCGCGCGCGCGATCGAAGCGAGCGGGGTCGATGCGGGCGCCGATTTGAATCTGCGGGCGGGTGTGGCGATGGCGCGGCAGGGGAAGAACGACGCGGCGCTCACGCTGCTGGAGAAAGCATGGAAATCGGCGGCGGGAACGGCGCTCGAGAATCACGCGGCGTACGAATATGCGGGCGTGCTTGCGCGGCTCGGACGGGCGGATGAAGCGACGGCGCGGCTGACGGCGATCGTCGAATCGGAAAAAGGGACGACGGAGCTGTCGGCGGCGGCGCTGCGGCAACTGGCGGCGATCGCATCGAACGGCGGGGATGCGAAGACTGCCGCGGAAGCGCTCGCGAAGATCGGTGGATCGGATCGGGGCGCGCTGCTCGAACAAGCGGGAGCGTGGCTTGCGGCGAGTGAGTACGCGAAGGCGGAAGAGGCGAGCAGGCTCTACTTGGAACAGGGGGTGAAGGGAAAGGGGGCGACGCTCGCGCACGCCCGGCACGCGATCGCGATGAACCGTCTCGGCCGTCACGAAGAAGCGGTGAAGGAGTTCGGGTCGATTGCGGCGAAGGCGGGATCGCTGGATGCGGAAACTCAGAGTGCGTTTCGGTATGAAACGGCGCTGGCGCTTCGCGCGCTCGGACGGGACGAGGAAGCGGCGAGCGCGTACCGCGCGCTGCTGGATGGACAGCCGACGGCGATGATCGAAGCGTACGCGGCGCTCGATTTGGGGCAGATCGCGCTTGGGGCGAAGAAGCTGGACGAGGCGGCGGCGCTGCTGGAGCGCTCTCGCGGCGCGGCGGAGAAGCTGCCGCCCTCGGAAGCGGCGAGAATCGGGGAGCGCGAGACGTATCTGCGGGCCCTGTGTGCGCAGGAATCGGGGAAGCCGGCGGATGCGGTGAAAGCGCTCGAGGACTTCGAAAAGAAGTATCCGACGAGCGACGTGCTGTCGGCGGCGCTATTGACTTTGGGAGATGTGCTCGGCAAGTGCGGGCGGGCACGCGATGCGGCGGCCGTGCTGAGCCGCGTTGCGGAGATGCCGGCGACGGGCGCGAACCGGTCGTTCGCGCTGCTGAAGCTGGGGGAAGTGAGCGCGAGCGCATCGCTTTGGGATGAGAGCGAGAAGGCGTATTCGCGTTTTCTCGAGGGAGAATCGGCGAGTCCGCTGTGGTTCCAGGCGCGATTCGGGCAGGGATGGGCGCGAGAGAACCTCGCGAAGTACGACCAGGCATGCGAGGCGTATCGAGACGTCGTTGAGAAGCACGAGGGGCCGACGGCGGCGCGGGCGCAGTTCCAGATCGGAGAGTGCCTGTACGCCCAGAAGAAGCTCGATGAGGCGGTCCGCGAGTTATTGAAAGTGGATGTGCTGTACGGGTATCCGGAGTGGAGTGCGGCGGCTTTGTATGAAGCGGGCCGGTGCATGAGGGAACTGGGGAGAGAGAAAGAAGCTTCGGCGCAGTTCGAGGAAGTGGTGAAGCGATTTCCCGAGACGCGCTGGGCGGCGCTGGCGAAAGAGATTCCTGCCGTCTCGGCGGCGGGGAGCGCATCGAAAACGGAGTCGGGTGTTGATCGCTGA
- a CDS encoding RNA-binding protein, with amino-acid sequence MRIYVGNLPFSCTEDELRNHFGTFGSVTSAAIVIDRETGRPRGFGFVEMANDEEARKAIAASNGQQFGGRPLVVNEAKPREAGAGGGRGGFGGGGGRGGFGGGGGGRGGFGGGRGGRDRGGDGGGW; translated from the coding sequence ATGAGGATTTACGTCGGCAATCTGCCCTTCAGCTGCACCGAAGATGAACTCCGGAATCACTTTGGCACATTCGGTTCGGTGACGTCGGCCGCGATCGTGATCGATCGCGAGACCGGTCGCCCGCGCGGCTTCGGATTTGTTGAAATGGCCAACGACGAAGAGGCCCGCAAGGCGATTGCCGCGAGCAACGGTCAACAGTTCGGCGGACGTCCGCTCGTTGTCAACGAAGCCAAGCCCCGTGAAGCCGGCGCAGGTGGCGGTCGCGGCGGATTCGGTGGCGGCGGTGGACGCGGCGGATTCGGTGGTGGTGGCGGCGGACGCGGCGGATTCGGCGGCGGACGTGGCGGTCGCGATCGGGGCGGCGACGGCGGCGGCTGGTAA
- a CDS encoding FIST C-terminal domain-containing protein, producing the protein MSSGSIQISGPVVGAAISSQPETEMAVRAAAHDCLLQLGSRACDLAIVFFSAHHTERADEISKWVREMLRPVNCLGVSAESVLGGAIELERTPGVAILALSLPNVRLSAFTSDSFPPLDAKEKEHVAVLAGGIGAADDTAATIVFADPFSIPVLQLIPMMNKARRTDPEGRPIGKVIGGLASAARAPGGNVMFLDDKVMKFGAVGVTISGNVEVETIVSQGCRAVGQPLVITRAKNNLIMQLGGRPAREVMREVVNEMDPGERGALSGGLFLGRVINEYKERFGRDDFLIRAVVGEDPASGSIAVADFVRAGQTVQFHVRDADTATQDLSLLLDAQRLHERPAGGLLVTCNGRGTRLFSEKNHDAAAVCRAFGQGVTAGEQLAKPGAFIAPSFMPAGSAFALAGFFAAGEIAPVGPESFLHGNSACLTLFRAKK; encoded by the coding sequence ATGTCGAGCGGATCGATCCAGATTTCGGGGCCGGTCGTCGGCGCGGCGATTTCGTCGCAGCCGGAGACGGAAATGGCGGTGCGTGCCGCGGCACACGATTGTCTTTTGCAACTCGGCTCGCGGGCCTGCGACCTCGCGATCGTGTTTTTCTCGGCGCATCACACCGAGCGCGCGGACGAGATCTCGAAATGGGTGCGCGAGATGCTGCGCCCGGTCAATTGCCTCGGAGTTTCGGCGGAATCGGTCCTGGGCGGCGCGATCGAACTCGAGCGCACGCCGGGCGTGGCGATCCTCGCGCTCTCGCTTCCGAATGTTCGACTGAGCGCGTTCACATCGGATTCGTTTCCGCCGCTCGACGCGAAGGAAAAAGAACACGTCGCGGTGCTGGCGGGCGGGATCGGCGCCGCGGACGACACTGCGGCGACGATCGTCTTCGCAGATCCGTTCAGCATCCCGGTTTTGCAGCTCATCCCGATGATGAACAAGGCGCGCCGAACCGATCCGGAAGGGCGCCCGATCGGGAAAGTGATCGGCGGGCTGGCGTCGGCGGCGCGGGCGCCGGGCGGGAACGTGATGTTTCTCGACGACAAGGTGATGAAGTTCGGCGCGGTGGGCGTGACGATCTCGGGCAATGTCGAAGTCGAGACGATCGTGAGCCAGGGTTGCCGCGCGGTGGGGCAGCCGCTGGTGATCACGCGCGCAAAGAACAATCTGATCATGCAGCTCGGCGGGCGGCCGGCGCGCGAGGTGATGCGCGAAGTGGTGAACGAGATGGACCCGGGCGAGCGCGGCGCGCTCTCGGGCGGCTTGTTTCTCGGGCGCGTGATCAACGAGTACAAGGAACGGTTCGGGCGCGACGATTTTCTCATCCGCGCCGTGGTGGGGGAAGACCCGGCATCGGGCTCGATCGCCGTCGCGGATTTCGTGCGCGCGGGGCAGACAGTGCAGTTTCACGTGCGCGACGCCGACACGGCGACGCAGGACCTGTCGCTCCTGCTCGATGCGCAGCGGCTGCACGAGCGGCCGGCGGGCGGGCTGCTCGTGACGTGCAACGGACGCGGAACGCGGCTGTTTTCCGAGAAGAACCACGATGCGGCAGCGGTCTGCCGCGCTTTCGGGCAGGGCGTGACGGCGGGCGAACAACTCGCCAAGCCGGGCGCGTTCATCGCGCCCTCGTTCATGCCGGCGGGAAGCGCATTCGCGCTCGCGGGCTTTTTCGCGGCCGGCGAGATCGCGCCGGTCGGGCCCGAGTCGTTCCTGCATGGGAACAGCGCGTGTCTGACGTTGTTTCGGGCGAAGAAATGA